In Marivirga salinae, a single window of DNA contains:
- the rplQ gene encoding 50S ribosomal protein L17: MRHGKKFNHLSRTASHRNAMLSNMAGSLILSKRITTTVAKAKALRKYVEPLLTKSKEDTTHNRRIVFSSLKNKEVLKELFDEVATKIANRPGGYTRIIKLGSRLGDDAEMALIELVDYNEMLLGGEDKKEKKTTRRSRRGGSSKSASAKTESTTKETKEEAPKKAKKDDSPKAEAKKEEAPKAEAKKEDAPKDENKETKSDDKADEKKGDE, translated from the coding sequence ATGAGACACGGTAAGAAATTTAATCATTTAAGTAGAACTGCTTCCCATAGAAACGCTATGTTGTCAAACATGGCAGGTTCTTTAATCCTTTCTAAAAGGATTACAACTACTGTTGCTAAGGCAAAAGCTTTAAGGAAGTATGTTGAGCCTTTATTGACAAAATCAAAAGAGGATACTACTCACAATAGAAGAATTGTTTTCTCTTCTTTGAAAAATAAAGAAGTACTTAAAGAACTTTTTGATGAAGTAGCTACTAAAATCGCTAACAGACCAGGAGGTTATACCAGAATTATCAAATTAGGATCTAGACTTGGGGATGATGCTGAAATGGCATTGATCGAGTTAGTTGATTATAATGAGATGTTATTAGGTGGTGAAGATAAGAAAGAGAAGAAAACTACTAGAAGAAGCCGTAGAGGTGGTAGCTCTAAATCTGCATCAGCTAAGACTGAAAGTACAACAAAAGAGACTAAGGAAGAAGCTCCTAAAAAAGCTAAGAAAGACGATTCTCCAAAAGCAGAGGCAAAAAAGGAGGAAGCTCCAAAAGCTGAGGCTAAGAAAGAGGATGCTCCTAAGGATGAGAATAAAGAAACAAAATCTGACGATAAAGCAGATGAGAAAAAGGGAGATGAATAA
- a CDS encoding DNA-directed RNA polymerase subunit alpha, whose protein sequence is MSILAFQMPEKVAMEKADDFHGLFTFKPLEKGYGVTVGNALRRILLSSLEGYAITGIKIPGVLHEFSAVEGVVEDVSELILNLKMVRFKKISEVADNKINISLKNTKEFKAGDINKFTTAYEILNPELLICHMDESINFEIELTIEKGRGYVSSEENTLVDQVADYIAIDSIFTPIKNVKYSVENTRVEQKTDYEQLVLDIETDGSIHPEVALKGAANILIKHFMLFSDQNMVLDAGGSDEPEAVDEEMLHMRKLLKTALNDLDLSVRAYNCLKAADVKSLGDLVALEISDMMKFRNFGKKSLAELEQLVADKGLTFGMDLSKYKLDEE, encoded by the coding sequence ATGTCCATTTTAGCATTCCAAATGCCTGAAAAGGTTGCAATGGAAAAAGCAGATGATTTTCACGGGCTTTTTACATTCAAACCATTAGAAAAAGGATATGGTGTTACAGTAGGTAATGCCCTAAGAAGAATTTTGTTATCTTCACTTGAAGGTTATGCTATAACAGGTATTAAAATCCCTGGTGTATTGCATGAGTTTTCTGCAGTAGAAGGTGTAGTGGAAGATGTTTCTGAATTAATCTTAAATCTCAAAATGGTAAGGTTTAAAAAGATTTCAGAAGTTGCTGATAACAAGATTAATATTTCTCTAAAAAATACTAAGGAGTTCAAAGCTGGTGACATTAACAAGTTCACTACTGCTTATGAAATCTTAAATCCTGAATTATTGATTTGCCACATGGATGAATCAATTAATTTTGAGATAGAATTAACTATCGAAAAGGGAAGAGGATATGTATCTTCTGAGGAAAACACATTAGTTGATCAGGTGGCTGATTATATTGCTATCGATTCAATCTTTACCCCAATCAAAAACGTTAAATATAGCGTTGAAAATACAAGGGTAGAACAAAAAACTGATTATGAGCAATTAGTTTTGGATATTGAAACTGATGGTAGTATTCATCCTGAAGTAGCATTGAAGGGTGCTGCAAATATCTTGATCAAACACTTTATGCTGTTTTCTGATCAAAATATGGTATTGGATGCAGGTGGATCTGATGAGCCAGAAGCTGTAGATGAGGAAATGTTGCATATGCGCAAATTACTTAAAACAGCTCTAAATGATTTAGATCTTTCCGTAAGAGCTTACAATTGCTTGAAAGCTGCTGATGTTAAATCTTTAGGCGACTTGGTAGCACTTGAAATTTCTGACATGATGAAATTTAGAAATTTCGGTAAGAAATCTTTAGCTGAACTAGAGCAATTGGTAGCTGATAAAGGGTTAACCTTTGGAATGGATTTATCCAAATACAAACTTGACGAAGAATAA
- the rpsD gene encoding 30S ribosomal protein S4 gives MARYKGPKSKIARRFNEPIFGASKALSKKAYPPGQHGRGRRRKQSEYAVQLMEKQKAKYTYGVLEKQFANLFDKASRKKGITGEVLLQLLESRLDNVVFRLGIAPTRRAARQLVGHKHILVNGEILNIPSYQVKEGDVIGVREKSKSLEAVTNSLSSNTVSKYSWIEFDKSSMSGKFVNIPQREDIPENINEQLIVELYSK, from the coding sequence ATGGCTAGATATAAAGGACCAAAATCCAAAATAGCAAGAAGGTTTAATGAACCAATTTTTGGTGCAAGTAAAGCATTATCCAAAAAAGCTTATCCTCCTGGGCAACACGGCAGAGGAAGACGTAGAAAACAGTCTGAATATGCTGTACAGCTTATGGAAAAGCAAAAAGCTAAATACACTTATGGTGTATTAGAAAAGCAATTTGCTAACCTATTTGATAAAGCTTCAAGAAAGAAGGGTATTACTGGTGAGGTTTTACTTCAATTATTGGAAAGCAGATTGGATAACGTTGTATTTAGATTAGGAATTGCTCCTACTAGAAGAGCGGCAAGACAATTGGTAGGTCACAAACATATTTTGGTAAATGGAGAAATTTTAAATATCCCATCTTACCAAGTGAAAGAAGGAGATGTAATTGGTGTTAGAGAGAAATCTAAATCTCTTGAAGCTGTTACTAATAGTCTTTCATCTAATACAGTATCAAAATATTCTTGGATAGAATTCGACAAATCTTCAATGTCAGGGAAATTCGTAAATATTCCTCAAAGAGAAGATATTCCAGAGAATATCAATGAGCAGCTAATTGTCGAGTTGTACTCAAAATAA
- the rpsK gene encoding 30S ribosomal protein S11, whose protein sequence is MAQKRKDKAKKRVVNVEAIGQAHIRASFNNIIISLTNSTGQVISWASAGKMGFKGSKKNTPYAGQVAAQNAAQTAYDLGLRKVEVFVKGPGAGRDSAIRTIQNTGIEVTVIKDVTPLPHNGCRPPKRRRV, encoded by the coding sequence ATGGCTCAAAAGAGAAAAGATAAAGCTAAAAAAAGAGTTGTTAATGTTGAGGCTATAGGCCAAGCTCACATCAGAGCTTCGTTCAATAACATCATTATTTCATTAACAAACTCTACAGGTCAGGTAATTTCCTGGGCGTCTGCAGGTAAAATGGGATTTAAAGGTTCTAAAAAGAACACTCCATATGCAGGGCAGGTTGCAGCTCAAAATGCTGCACAAACCGCCTATGATTTAGGTCTTAGGAAGGTTGAAGTATTTGTAAAAGGTCCTGGAGCAGGAAGAGATTCTGCTATCAGAACTATACAGAATACAGGTATTGAAGTAACGGTGATTAAAGATGTTACTCCATTACCTCATAATGGATGTCGTCCACCTAAAAGACGTAGGGTTTAA
- the rpsM gene encoding 30S ribosomal protein S13: protein MARVSGVDIPDNKRGVISLTYIFGLGRSSSAKILEMAGVDADKKVSDWTDDEANSIRTVISENFKTEGVLKSEVQMSIKRLLDIGCYRGLRHRKGLPLRGQRTKNNSRTRKGKRKTIANKKKATK from the coding sequence ATGGCAAGAGTTTCCGGAGTAGATATTCCTGATAATAAAAGGGGAGTTATTTCCTTGACCTATATATTTGGTCTTGGTAGAAGTTCATCAGCAAAGATATTAGAAATGGCTGGTGTTGATGCTGATAAAAAAGTAAGTGATTGGACTGATGACGAAGCGAATAGCATTAGAACTGTCATAAGTGAAAACTTTAAAACAGAAGGTGTACTAAAATCTGAGGTTCAAATGAGCATCAAAAGATTGTTAGATATCGGATGTTACAGAGGTTTACGTCACAGAAAAGGGCTTCCTTTGAGAGGGCAGAGAACTAAAAATAACTCTCGTACTCGTAAAGGAAAAAGGAAGACTATTGCAAATAAAAAGAAAGCTACTAAGTAA
- the ykgO gene encoding type B 50S ribosomal protein L36: MKVKASIKKRSVDCKVVRRNGKLYVINKKNPRFKQRQG; this comes from the coding sequence ATGAAAGTTAAAGCTTCAATCAAAAAGAGAAGTGTTGATTGTAAAGTAGTCCGAAGAAACGGTAAGCTTTATGTGATCAACAAGAAGAATCCACGTTTCAAACAAAGACAAGGGTAA
- the infA gene encoding translation initiation factor IF-1, whose amino-acid sequence MAKQSSIEQDGTITEALSNAMFRVELSNGHEVIAHISGKMRMNYIKILPGDKVKLEMSPYDLTKGRIVYRYK is encoded by the coding sequence ATGGCAAAACAAAGTTCAATAGAGCAAGATGGAACAATAACAGAAGCATTATCAAATGCTATGTTTCGTGTAGAATTAAGTAATGGTCATGAGGTTATAGCTCATATTTCAGGAAAGATGAGAATGAATTATATTAAAATTCTTCCTGGAGATAAAGTGAAATTGGAGATGTCTCCTTATGACTTAACAAAAGGTAGAATAGTATACAGGTACAAATAA
- the secY gene encoding preprotein translocase subunit SecY: MNRFFSTIKNIFSIEELRDRILNTIGFLIIFRLGSFVVLPGVDPSKLSGDAQGIFGLLDTILGGAFSNASIFALGIMPYISASIVIQLLTVAVPYFQKMQKEGESGRKKITQITRVLTIAITFVQGVSYVAGTIPSEAIMMSQTFFTFTSVIVLTAGTIFCMWLGEKITDKGIGNGISMLIMIGIISRFPGSIVAEAISLGMSGLLFFILEIVALFFVVMVTVMLVQATRRIPVQYAKQVVGGRVYGGQRQYIPLKVNASGVMPIIFAQSLMFLPALLANLWADDSDTAAYIGNVFSDFQSWQYNLTFALLIIVFTFLYTAITINPSQIADDMKRNGGFVPGIKPGKETSDFIDNILTKITLPGSIYLALIAILPAFVARAGVGSQFSQFFGGTSLIIMVGVILDTLQQIESYLLMRHYEGMMKSGKVKGSSSQRTAVA; this comes from the coding sequence ATGAATCGTTTTTTTTCTACCATAAAGAATATTTTCTCTATAGAGGAGCTTAGAGATAGAATTTTAAATACCATTGGGTTTTTAATTATTTTCCGTTTAGGCTCTTTTGTAGTTTTGCCTGGAGTGGATCCTTCTAAATTATCAGGGGATGCCCAGGGTATATTCGGTCTATTAGATACCATTTTAGGTGGAGCGTTTTCAAACGCATCCATCTTTGCGTTAGGTATAATGCCTTATATTTCTGCAAGTATTGTGATTCAGTTATTAACTGTAGCTGTCCCATACTTCCAGAAAATGCAAAAAGAAGGCGAATCTGGTAGAAAGAAAATTACACAAATTACAAGAGTATTGACCATCGCTATCACATTTGTACAAGGTGTGAGTTATGTTGCCGGAACTATTCCAAGTGAAGCAATTATGATGAGTCAGACATTCTTTACCTTTACTTCAGTAATTGTTTTAACTGCTGGTACAATCTTTTGTATGTGGTTAGGTGAGAAAATTACAGATAAGGGTATTGGAAACGGTATTTCTATGTTGATTATGATAGGAATTATATCTCGTTTCCCAGGCTCAATAGTAGCTGAAGCTATTTCATTAGGAATGAGTGGTTTATTATTCTTCATTCTTGAGATAGTGGCACTATTCTTTGTAGTGATGGTAACAGTAATGTTAGTTCAAGCTACGAGACGCATACCTGTTCAGTACGCTAAACAAGTGGTAGGTGGAAGAGTTTATGGCGGTCAACGTCAATATATTCCATTAAAAGTGAATGCATCAGGTGTAATGCCGATCATATTTGCTCAATCTTTAATGTTCCTTCCTGCTTTATTAGCAAATTTATGGGCTGATGACAGTGACACTGCAGCTTATATTGGGAATGTTTTTTCTGACTTTCAAAGTTGGCAGTATAACTTAACATTTGCTTTATTAATTATAGTATTTACTTTCTTATATACAGCTATTACGATTAATCCTAGTCAAATAGCAGATGATATGAAAAGAAATGGTGGTTTCGTACCAGGCATTAAGCCAGGAAAAGAAACTTCTGATTTTATAGATAATATTTTAACAAAAATAACTTTACCTGGCTCTATTTATTTAGCACTAATAGCAATATTACCAGCATTTGTAGCTAGAGCTGGAGTTGGTTCTCAATTCTCTCAATTTTTTGGTGGAACTTCACTAATCATTATGGTTGGTGTTATTCTTGATACCTTGCAACAAATTGAGAGTTATTTATTGATGCGTCATTATGAAGGAATGATGAAATCAGGTAAAGTAAAAGGTAGTTCATCACAAAGAACAGCGGTAGCTTAA
- the rplO gene encoding 50S ribosomal protein L15 has product MKLHTLKPAEGSIKDRKRIGRGQGSGAAGTAGRGHKGAKSRSGYSSKQGFEGGQMPLQRRVPKFGFNNFNRVSYKAINLSDLQILQEKYSVDTIDLDLLKSKGLVAKNDLVKILGNGTLKAKLNVTANAFSKTALEAIEKAGGTASKI; this is encoded by the coding sequence ATGAAATTACATACATTAAAACCAGCAGAAGGTTCTATTAAAGATAGAAAGCGTATTGGTAGAGGTCAGGGATCTGGTGCTGCCGGTACTGCAGGAAGAGGTCATAAAGGTGCTAAATCTAGAAGTGGTTACTCTTCAAAACAAGGTTTTGAAGGTGGACAAATGCCATTGCAAAGAAGAGTTCCTAAATTTGGTTTCAATAATTTCAATAGAGTAAGCTATAAAGCTATCAATTTAAGTGATCTTCAAATACTTCAAGAGAAGTATAGTGTTGACACCATTGATTTGGATTTATTGAAAAGCAAAGGACTTGTTGCTAAAAATGACTTGGTTAAAATTTTAGGGAACGGAACCTTAAAGGCTAAATTGAATGTTACTGCTAATGCATTTTCAAAAACTGCATTAGAAGCAATCGAGAAAGCTGGAGGAACTGCATCAAAAATATAA
- the rpmD gene encoding 50S ribosomal protein L30, with protein MAKKIKVTQIRSVIGRPKDQKLTIQALGLGRINKTVTKESTPQIEGMLRKVDHLVNVTEG; from the coding sequence ATGGCTAAGAAAATAAAGGTAACACAAATCAGAAGTGTAATAGGAAGACCTAAAGACCAAAAGTTGACAATACAAGCTTTAGGATTAGGTAGAATTAATAAAACTGTGACTAAAGAATCAACTCCTCAAATCGAAGGAATGTTGAGGAAAGTAGATCACTTAGTTAATGTAACTGAAGGATAA
- the rpsE gene encoding 30S ribosomal protein S5: MSQSNIKSVRASEIELKEKVVAIKRVAKVVKGGRRFSFSAIVVVGDGNGVVGYGLGKANEVTDAITKGIDDAKKNLVKVPILKGTVPHEQIGKYSGGFVLVKPASPGTGVIAGGAMRAVFESAGVHNVLAKSKGSSNPHNVVKATFDALLKLRDPYTVAKDRGIALSNVFNG; the protein is encoded by the coding sequence ATGTCTCAGAGTAATATAAAATCTGTAAGAGCAAGCGAAATCGAATTGAAAGAGAAGGTAGTAGCCATTAAAAGGGTTGCTAAGGTTGTGAAAGGTGGTAGAAGATTTAGCTTCTCTGCAATCGTAGTTGTGGGAGATGGTAATGGTGTTGTAGGTTATGGATTGGGTAAAGCCAATGAGGTAACGGATGCTATTACTAAAGGAATTGATGATGCTAAAAAGAATTTGGTAAAAGTTCCTATTCTTAAAGGTACTGTTCCTCACGAACAAATTGGTAAATACAGTGGTGGTTTCGTATTAGTGAAGCCTGCTTCTCCAGGTACTGGTGTAATTGCAGGTGGTGCGATGCGTGCTGTATTCGAAAGTGCTGGTGTTCATAACGTTTTAGCTAAATCTAAAGGTTCATCTAACCCACACAACGTAGTGAAAGCTACTTTTGATGCGCTACTTAAATTAAGAGATCCTTATACAGTAGCCAAAGATAGAGGAATTGCACTTTCTAATGTATTTAACGGGTAA
- the rplR gene encoding 50S ribosomal protein L18, producing MAISKQDRRARIKLGIRRKISGTAETPRLTVFKSNRAIYAQVIDDLKGHTLVAANSLELGAESNADIDTASKVGETLAERAKDAGIKAIVFDRGGYRFHGRVKALADGARKGGLKF from the coding sequence ATGGCTATTAGTAAACAAGATAGACGAGCTCGAATTAAATTAGGAATTCGTAGAAAGATTTCCGGAACTGCCGAAACACCTCGTTTGACGGTATTTAAAAGTAACCGTGCCATTTATGCACAAGTAATCGATGATTTAAAAGGTCATACTTTAGTTGCTGCCAATTCTTTAGAACTTGGAGCTGAAAGTAATGCTGACATCGATACGGCTTCTAAAGTAGGCGAAACGCTTGCTGAAAGAGCAAAAGATGCTGGTATCAAAGCAATTGTCTTTGATAGGGGTGGTTACAGATTTCATGGTAGAGTAAAAGCATTGGCTGACGGTGCTCGTAAAGGTGGCTTAAAATTCTAA
- the rplF gene encoding 50S ribosomal protein L6 translates to MSRIGKSLIKLPQDVTLEIAKDNLVTVKGSKGTLTQQVDNAISVKNTDGVIELERATESKRHKAMHGLYRALLNNMVTGVSEGYKKQLELVGVGYKATVQGNILELNVGYSHSILLGLPDEVKASAETVKGQNPIVTLESFDKQLIGQVAAKIKSLRTVEPYKGKGIRFVGEQVRRKAGKTAAK, encoded by the coding sequence ATGTCACGAATAGGTAAAAGTCTTATAAAATTGCCTCAAGATGTAACGCTTGAAATTGCTAAGGATAACTTAGTAACGGTAAAGGGTTCTAAAGGTACTTTAACGCAGCAAGTTGATAATGCTATTTCTGTTAAAAATACGGATGGAGTAATTGAACTTGAAAGAGCTACAGAATCAAAAAGACATAAAGCAATGCACGGTTTGTACAGAGCTTTATTGAACAACATGGTTACTGGAGTGTCTGAGGGCTACAAAAAGCAATTAGAACTTGTAGGTGTAGGTTATAAAGCTACCGTACAAGGTAATATATTGGAGTTGAACGTAGGTTATTCTCACAGTATATTGTTAGGTTTACCCGATGAGGTAAAAGCATCTGCAGAAACGGTTAAAGGACAAAATCCTATCGTTACTTTAGAAAGTTTTGATAAACAATTAATTGGACAAGTAGCCGCTAAAATTAAGTCCTTACGTACTGTTGAACCGTACAAAGGAAAAGGAATTAGATTTGTGGGTGAACAAGTTAGACGTAAAGCAGGTAAAACTGCCGCTAAATAA
- the rpsH gene encoding 30S ribosomal protein S8, with amino-acid sequence MVTDPIADFLTRVRNAIKAKHRIVEVPASNLKKSMTKVLHEKGYILNYKFEEDNAQGNIKIALKYDPETKTPAISNLERISKPGLRKYSDSENLPRVLNGLGVAIMSTSKGVITDKEARTLKIGGEVLCYVY; translated from the coding sequence ATGGTAACTGATCCAATAGCTGATTTTCTTACAAGGGTTCGTAATGCTATAAAAGCAAAACACCGAATCGTAGAAGTACCGGCATCAAACTTGAAAAAGAGTATGACCAAAGTGCTTCATGAAAAAGGTTATATCCTGAATTATAAATTTGAGGAAGATAACGCACAAGGTAATATTAAAATTGCTTTGAAATATGATCCTGAAACTAAAACTCCAGCTATTTCAAACTTGGAGAGAATTTCAAAACCAGGGCTTAGAAAGTACTCTGATTCTGAGAATTTGCCAAGAGTTTTAAATGGTTTGGGTGTTGCAATTATGTCAACCTCTAAAGGAGTTATCACTGATAAAGAAGCAAGAACGCTTAAAATCGGTGGTGAAGTATTGTGCTACGTATATTAA
- the rpsN gene encoding 30S ribosomal protein S14 yields the protein MARKAVIAREKKRERLVAKYADKRAELKANGDYEALDKLPKNASPVRLHNRCKLTGRPKGYMRKFGISRVTFREMASQGKIPGVTKASW from the coding sequence ATGGCTAGAAAAGCAGTAATTGCCAGAGAGAAAAAAAGAGAAAGATTAGTCGCTAAATACGCAGACAAAAGAGCTGAGCTAAAAGCTAATGGCGACTATGAGGCTTTAGATAAATTACCTAAAAATGCATCTCCAGTGAGATTACATAACAGATGTAAATTAACTGGTCGTCCAAAAGGATATATGCGTAAATTTGGAATCTCCAGAGTTACCTTCCGTGAAATGGCTTCACAGGGGAAAATACCAGGAGTAACCAAAGCAAGTTGGTGA
- the rplE gene encoding 50S ribosomal protein L5, which produces MANPRIKDLYLGEIIPALKEKFQYSSAMQVPKLTKIVINKGIGAATADKKLVDIGVEELTMITGQKAVPTYAKNSISNFKLREGMPIGAKVTLRGEKMYEFLDRLVSVSLPRVRDFQGVKDKGFDGRGNYTLGVKEQIIFPEISIDKVSTISGMDITFVTTANTDEESYELMKAFGMPFASKNNK; this is translated from the coding sequence ATGGCTAATCCAAGAATAAAAGATTTATACCTGGGTGAAATAATTCCCGCTTTGAAAGAGAAGTTTCAATACAGCTCTGCAATGCAAGTCCCTAAACTCACTAAAATAGTGATTAACAAAGGGATCGGAGCAGCTACAGCTGATAAGAAATTAGTGGACATAGGTGTTGAAGAACTGACTATGATAACTGGTCAAAAAGCTGTACCTACTTATGCTAAAAATTCAATTTCGAATTTTAAGTTAAGAGAAGGAATGCCGATTGGAGCTAAGGTTACGCTTAGAGGAGAAAAAATGTACGAATTTTTAGATAGATTAGTATCTGTTTCTTTACCTCGTGTACGTGACTTTCAAGGTGTGAAAGATAAAGGTTTTGACGGAAGAGGAAATTATACTCTTGGTGTTAAAGAACAAATTATTTTCCCGGAAATTAGTATTGATAAAGTTTCAACTATTTCCGGTATGGATATTACTTTTGTAACCACTGCAAATACAGATGAAGAAAGCTACGAATTAATGAAAGCTTTCGGAATGCCATTTGCCAGTAAAAACAATAAATAA
- the rplX gene encoding 50S ribosomal protein L24, with product MERKKNKQKKFHIRKGDTVKVIAGNAKGKTGKVLEMIGEKERAIVEGANVITKHNKPSANSPQGGIDKVEAPIHISNLMLVDPATGDATRTGRKLDDKGKLQRYSKKTGEVINNG from the coding sequence ATGGAAAGGAAAAAAAATAAACAAAAGAAATTTCATATCCGTAAGGGTGACACTGTGAAAGTTATTGCTGGGAATGCTAAAGGCAAAACTGGTAAAGTGTTAGAAATGATAGGCGAGAAAGAAAGAGCTATCGTAGAAGGAGCTAATGTTATAACAAAACATAACAAACCTTCTGCAAATAGTCCTCAAGGTGGTATTGATAAAGTTGAAGCACCAATTCACATCAGTAATTTGATGTTGGTTGATCCTGCAACTGGAGATGCAACTAGAACTGGGCGCAAGCTTGATGATAAAGGTAAATTGCAAAGATATTCAAAAAAAACGGGGGAGGTAATCAACAATGGCTAA
- the rplN gene encoding 50S ribosomal protein L14 — protein sequence MIQQESRLSVADNSGAKEVLCIRVLGGTKKRYASIGDKIIVTVKSALSSSSLKKGTVSRAVIVRTKKEVRRKDGSYIRFEDNAAVLLNPNDEPRGTRIFGPVARELREKQFMKIVSLAPEVL from the coding sequence ATGATACAACAAGAATCAAGATTAAGTGTAGCGGATAATAGTGGTGCCAAAGAGGTATTGTGTATCCGTGTATTGGGCGGTACTAAGAAAAGGTATGCTTCCATAGGCGATAAGATTATTGTAACTGTTAAGTCTGCTCTTTCTTCAAGTAGTTTGAAAAAAGGTACCGTTTCTAGGGCTGTAATTGTACGCACTAAGAAAGAGGTTAGAAGAAAAGATGGTTCTTATATTCGCTTTGAAGATAATGCAGCTGTATTATTGAACCCTAATGATGAGCCAAGAGGTACTCGTATTTTCGGACCTGTTGCTAGAGAATTGCGTGAAAAGCAATTCATGAAAATTGTTTCTTTAGCACCTGAAGTATTATAA
- the rpsQ gene encoding 30S ribosomal protein S17 translates to MERNLRKERVGLVVSNKMDKSITVSIERKVKHPMYGKFVKKNTKFMAHDEANDCTIGDTVRIQETRPMSKNKKWRLVEIVERAK, encoded by the coding sequence ATGGAAAGAAACCTTAGAAAGGAAAGAGTAGGGTTAGTTGTAAGTAACAAAATGGATAAGTCCATTACCGTTTCTATAGAAAGAAAGGTCAAACACCCTATGTATGGTAAATTCGTAAAGAAAAATACCAAATTCATGGCTCATGATGAGGCTAATGATTGTACGATTGGCGATACCGTCAGAATACAAGAAACTAGACCTATGAGCAAGAATAAAAAATGGAGATTAGTAGAAATCGTAGAAAGAGCTAAATAA
- the rpmC gene encoding 50S ribosomal protein L29, which produces MKNADIKKLSIDELNENIKVEGQKLHKLKFAHAISPIENPMQIRDTRKNIARLQTELRSKVLAK; this is translated from the coding sequence ATGAAAAACGCTGATATTAAAAAATTATCCATTGACGAGCTCAATGAGAATATAAAAGTTGAAGGACAAAAACTTCACAAGTTGAAGTTTGCACACGCAATCTCTCCAATAGAGAATCCTATGCAAATAAGAGATACTCGTAAGAATATTGCTCGTTTGCAGACTGAACTAAGAAGTAAAGTACTTGCTAAATAA
- the rplP gene encoding 50S ribosomal protein L16, whose amino-acid sequence MLQPKRTKFRKKQKGRVKGIAQRGHRIAFGSFALKSLEPGWITSRQIEAARIAMTRAMKRQGQVWIRIFPDKPITKKPAEVRMGKGKGAPEYWVATVKPGTIMFEAGGVSMADAKEALRLAAQKLPVKTKFSVRRDYAENIVS is encoded by the coding sequence ATGTTACAGCCAAAAAGAACAAAATTTAGGAAAAAGCAAAAGGGTAGAGTAAAAGGAATTGCTCAACGAGGTCATAGAATTGCCTTCGGAAGTTTTGCTTTAAAGTCACTGGAGCCGGGTTGGATTACCAGTAGACAGATTGAGGCAGCAAGGATTGCCATGACTAGAGCGATGAAACGTCAAGGTCAAGTTTGGATCAGAATATTCCCTGATAAACCAATTACCAAAAAACCTGCCGAAGTAAGGATGGGTAAAGGTAAGGGTGCTCCAGAATATTGGGTAGCAACCGTTAAACCTGGTACTATCATGTTTGAAGCTGGTGGTGTATCAATGGCTGATGCCAAAGAAGCACTAAGACTAGCTGCTCAGAAATTACCAGTGAAAACCAAGTTTTCAGTTAGAAGGGATTACGCAGAAAATATAGTATCATGA